The following proteins are co-located in the Cydia fagiglandana chromosome 2, ilCydFagi1.1, whole genome shotgun sequence genome:
- the LOC134679662 gene encoding small ribosomal subunit protein uS3m, which yields MNTSIIKMFQSKLSLGSLAHRSILDSQLHTSAALCRVVSGKYRITKKRDRPLTYEMANPPHYIAHRKSWNSWNTSSLKDGLRKSETAVEDEFIRRFMTGTWHGLVCSEVIIKRQFNHIRVAAIIRRAVSPTKMYFLLGYTEELLSNWLQCPVTLELQTVDSFKDVVFKYI from the exons ATGAATACATCAATTATAAAGATGTTCCAA TCTAAGCTAAGTTTGGGTTCTCTAGCACATCGGTCAATATTGGACTCACAGTTACACACCTCTGCTGCCCTATGTCGTGTGGTTTCGGGCAAATACAGGATAACTAAGAAACGGGACAGACCTTTGACCTATGAAATGGCCAACCCTCCACATTATATTGCTCACCGAAAGTCTTGGAACTCGTGGAACACCT ctAGCCTTAAGGATGGCCTACGAAAATCTGAGACAGCAGTGGAAGATGAGTTCATCCGCAGGTTCATGACTGGTACCTGGCATGGCCTTGTGTGCAGTGAG GTCATTATAAAACGTCAGTTCAACCATATCAGAGTAGCAGCGATCATACGCCGTGCAGTGTCACCCACTAAGATGTATTTCTTGTTGGGCTACACCGAGGAACTGCTCTCCAATTGGCTCCAGTGCCCTGTGACTTTGGAGCTTCAGACTGTGGACAGTTTCAAGGATGTAgtgtttaaatatatttaa
- the LOC134672950 gene encoding uncharacterized protein LOC134672950 produces the protein MKLRFLTGILFIIATHIHDCNSTKNNYDKSPMERRQILVRKIINKLTDLSLSSFANASLKETPKIMKNIRKQLKLASKFTGTRGDKYVEILMDGIKSIVASKNKLGEIESANAIDSENFEKYELRNTRYSKNDSGDKPKAAHREKYEEDDCDCSCVEERLCLKISYLDKFICTKDGNVISLAQVCDGENDCTDHSDEEQCKVHANNKLSEAKRLINEIKNILPIHCLEVQNSVDKVVMKTRKETLTNVLKKQSEVLNSVAPIKGEKKKGKLFKKVKEIAQIVSSVEAALEGGLCIREKYKAEISRRNGLSLDEDVEVVWNNKKTWAPPVCKCTGQFCLLNNCTSACNNTCWQRFSLWQWRCESVVGARSVPIDLVCDGRVDCFDESDEKECTAGAVADKFKATEIYNSIIELLSSKMASSPQVNKIISLQEAVKNLQAQSMKEETDVAAIKHWRDEAFSGLFSIYDGVLNMADNVVEVDAGYESLTAVSRKLVEAMKYSKTGNERVSPTNECHCKSDKCLVADCSVACVRFCAVKAIITQYSCKGNSTTRVPVQNVCNRKRDCPEGDDEQGCQIDVCRNHNLLVLRNKIQNYRHDRWGHALAEILDSWKTKTISSIRVIERKDRLTRHGLEKLVAQTLHDLAQVYATLPKLTRRSTDGTMPAFLQLSRLIRDTLKDCTI, from the exons ATGAAATTACGGTTTTTAACGGGAATATTGTTCATTATTGCTACTCATATTCATG ACTGTAATAGTACGAAGAATAATTATGATAAATCTCCCATGGAACGTCGCCAGATATTGGTAAGGAAAATAATTAACAAACTCACTGATTTATCTTTGTCCTCGTTTGCAAATGCTTCTCTCAAAGAAACaccaaaaataatgaaaaacatAAGAAAGCAATTGAAATTGGCTTCTAAATTCACTGGAACACGTGGCGATAAATACGTAGAGATACTAATGGATGGCATAAAATCAATCGTTGCCAGTAAAAACAAGTTAGGTGAAATTGAGTCCGCAAACGCAATCGACTCAGAAAATTTCGAAAAATATGAGCTAAGAAATACTCGTTACTCAAAGAATGACTCAGgcgacaaaccaaaagctgcaCATCGTGAAAAATACGAAGAGGATGACTGTGATTGCAGTTGTGTTGAGGAAAGACTTTGcttaaaaatatcatatttgGATAAATTTATCTGCACTAAAGATGGGAATGTAATATCGTTAGCACAGGTGTGCGATGGAGAGAACGATTGTACGGATCATTCTGACGAAGAACAATGTAAAGTTCATG CCAACAATAAACTTTCCGAAGCTAAACGACTAATAAATgaaatcaaaaacattttgcCAATACACTGCTTAGAAGTACAAAATAGTGTGGATAAGGTTGTAATGAAAACTCGAAAGGAAACATTGACCAATGTCCTCAAAAAACAATCCGAAGTCTTAAATAGCGTTGCACCCATTAAAGGAGAAAAGAAAAAAGGAAAGCTATTCAAAAAAGTTAAGGAGATTGCTCAAATAGTAAGTTCCGTGGAAGCAGCACTTGAAGGTGGCTTATGTATCCGAGAAAAATATAAAGCAGAAATCAGTCGCAGAAATGGTTTGTCACTAGATGAAGATGTAGAAGTTGTgtggaataataaaaaaacatgggCTCCTCCAGTTTGTAAATGTACTGGACAGTTTTGTCTATTAAACAACTGCACATCAGCGTGCAATAACACTTGTTGGCAGCGATTCAGTTTATGGCAATGGCGATGTGAATCCGTTGTTGGTGCGCGCAGTGTGCCAATAGATCTTGTATGTGATGGTAGAGTTGATTGCTTTGACGAATCCGATGAGAAAGAATGCACTGCAG GTGCAGTGGCAGATAAATTTAAAGCTACAGAAATTTACAATTCAATTATTGAATTACTATCTTCTAAAATGGCATCTAGCCCTCAGGTTAACAAAATTATTAGCTTACAAGAAGCGGTGAAAAACTTACAAGCACAGAGTATGAAAGAGGAAACAGATGTGGCTGCAATAAAGCATTGGAGGGACGAAGCCTTTTCAGGGCTATTTTCTATTTATGACGGTGTGTTGAATATGGCTGATAATGTTGTGGAAGTAGATGCTGGGTATGAGTCTTTAACGGCAGTCAGCCGAAAACTTGTTGAAGCGATGAAATATTCGAAAACAGGAAACGAAAGAGTCTCACCCACCAACGAATGTCACTGCAAGTCTGACAAGTGTTTGGTGGCCGACTGTTCGGTGGCGTGTGTGCGTTTCTGCGCCGTCAAAGCTATCATCACCCAGTACTCGTGTAAAGGAAACTCGACTACAAGAGTACCAGTACAAAATGTGTGTAACCGCAAAAGAGATTGTCCAGAAGGAGACGACGAACAAGGATGTCAAATAG ATGTTTGCCGTAATCATAATCTACTGGTTCTTcgcaataaaattcaaaattacAGACATGACCGCTGGGGACACGCATTGGCAGAAATACTTGACAGCTGGAAAACTAAG ACTATTTCTTCTATTCGGGTGATCGAGAGGAAGGACCGATTGACACGGCACGGACTGGAGAAGCTGGTAGCGCAGACCCTGCACGACCTGGCGCAGGTCTACGCCACCCTGCCGAAGCTCACGAGGCGCAGCACCGACGGCACCATGCCCGCTTTCCTGCAGCTGTCTCGACTCATACGAGATACACTCAAAGATTGCACGATATAA